AGCCTGGCTACTCCCTGCGCCGACAGCAAGTCTATTGCCCAGGTAGGTACCATCTCTGCTAACAGCGACGAGAACGTCGGCACCATCATCGCCGAGGCGATGAACAAGGTGGGCAAAGAAGGTGTGATCACCGTTGAAGAAGGCCAGTCCCTGGAAAACGAACTGGACGTCGTCGAAGGCATGCAGTTTGACCGCGGCTACCTGTCCCCGTACTTCATCACCAACCAGGAAAACATGACTGCCGAGCTGGACAGCCCGTTTATCCTGCTGGTTGACAAGAAAATCTCCAACATTCGCGATCTGCTGCCGCTGCTGGAGCAGGTAGCCAAGGCGTCCAAGCCGCTGCTGATCATCGCCGAAGACGTAGAAGGCGAAGCGCTGGCCACCCTGGTGGTCAACAGCATGCGCGGCATCGTCAAGGTTGCAGCGGTTAAAGCCCCGGGCTTCGGCGACCGCCGCAAGGCCATGCTGCAGGATATCGCTATCCTGACCGGCGGCACCGTGATTTCCGAAGAAGTAGGCCTGGAGCTGGAAGCGACCACTCTGGAGCACCTGGGTACCGCCAAGCGCGTCACCCTGTCCAAGGAAAACACCGTGATCGTTGACGGCGCCGGCGAAGTGGCCGACATCGAAGCGCGCGTCAAGCAGATCCGTGCCCAGATCGAAGAATCTTCTTCCGACTACGACAAAGAGAAGCTGCAAGAGCGCGTAGCCAAGCTGGCTGGCGGTGTTGCCGTGATCAAGGTTGGCGCAGCCACCGAAGTCGAAATGAAAGAGAAGAAAGCCCGCGTAGAAGACGCCCTGCACGCAACTCGCGCTGCGGTAGAGGAAGGTGTTGTTCCTGGCGGTGGTACTGCGCTGATCCGCGCTACCCAGGTTGTCAAAGTTACCGGCGACAACGAAGACCAGAACCACGGTATTGCCGCGGCTCTGCGCGCAATGGAAATGCCGCTGCGCCAGATCGTTGCCAACGCCGGTGACGAAGCTTCTGTAGTGGTAGACAAAGTGAAGCAGGGCGAAGGCAACTTCGGCTACAACGCCGGTACCGGCGAGTACGGCGACATGCTGGAAATGGGTATCCTGGATCCGGCCAAGGTAACCCGCTCCGCGCTGCAGGCTGCCGCGTCTATCGCCGGCCTGATGATAACCACCGAAGCCATGGTTGCAGAAATCCCGGAAGACAAGCCGGCTGCACCGGACATGGGTGGCATGGGCGGTATGGGTGGCATGGGCGGCATGATGTAAGCCGGCCTTCCAGCCAGACCAACGAAAAGCCCCGCAATTGCGGGGCTTTTTTTATGTTCAAATACGCTCTATTACCTGATACCTGCCACCAAGCGGTATCCAGGTTGTGCATCGGTAACCAGGTTATCCGCGCGCAGGCGATCAGACGGGCTCAGCACGCCTCTGCCCCCGCGGTTGACGACATGCGTATAGATTTCCGTCGTGTTGATGTCCGCGTGCCCCAGCAGCTCCTGTATGGTGCGCAGATCGTAGCCTGATTCGAGCAAGTGCGTAGCGAAGCTGTGACGAAACGC
This region of Microbulbifer sp. SAOS-129_SWC genomic DNA includes:
- the groL gene encoding chaperonin GroEL (60 kDa chaperone family; promotes refolding of misfolded polypeptides especially under stressful conditions; forms two stacked rings of heptamers to form a barrel-shaped 14mer; ends can be capped by GroES; misfolded proteins enter the barrel where they are refolded when GroES binds), which translates into the protein MAAKDVKFADDARQKMLAGVNILADAVKTTLGPKGRNVVLDKSFGAPTVTKDGVSVAKEIELKDKFENMGAQMVKEVASKASDTAGDGTTTATVLAQAIVTEGLKSVAAGFNPMDLKRGIDKAVAAAVDHIASLATPCADSKSIAQVGTISANSDENVGTIIAEAMNKVGKEGVITVEEGQSLENELDVVEGMQFDRGYLSPYFITNQENMTAELDSPFILLVDKKISNIRDLLPLLEQVAKASKPLLIIAEDVEGEALATLVVNSMRGIVKVAAVKAPGFGDRRKAMLQDIAILTGGTVISEEVGLELEATTLEHLGTAKRVTLSKENTVIVDGAGEVADIEARVKQIRAQIEESSSDYDKEKLQERVAKLAGGVAVIKVGAATEVEMKEKKARVEDALHATRAAVEEGVVPGGGTALIRATQVVKVTGDNEDQNHGIAAALRAMEMPLRQIVANAGDEASVVVDKVKQGEGNFGYNAGTGEYGDMLEMGILDPAKVTRSALQAAASIAGLMITTEAMVAEIPEDKPAAPDMGGMGGMGGMGGMM